One Xyrauchen texanus isolate HMW12.3.18 chromosome 34, RBS_HiC_50CHRs, whole genome shotgun sequence genomic window carries:
- the LOC127627753 gene encoding semaphorin-4D-like gives MALSVLGVFLGLLLEVSTHGPSSVPRSSWTQDDVSLVEFWEPDVFNYTTLLLSEDRGVLYVGAREVIYELNMNNVSIKSNQLLWKVPENDMSLCILKGKSKEMECRNYIRVLQVLDKDSLYVCGTHAFQPLCDYLSLDNFTLQNRMEDGRGKCSFDPAQSFTTVMVDGELYSGTAYNFLGSEPIISRYSQSQSLLRTEYSTSWLNEPSFVFADVIQEGQNSPDGDDDKIYYFFTEVSVEYEFFGKLLIPRIARVCKGDQGGQRTLQKKWTSFLKAKLVCSMPDLNFVFNVVHDVFILKAPHWRETVIYGVFTSQWGNVGLSAVCAYNMSSVHDVFSKGKYMQKATVEQSHTKWVRFNGITPTPRPGGCINNHNRMQNINSSLHLPDKTLQFVKDHPLLEDPVLPIGNGPRLITKDVNYTQIAVERVQALDRNIYDVLFTGTDKGVLHKSVVLEGGEVHMVEEIQLLKNSEPIKTLLLAPQVAQFLYAGSDSGVVQSPTAFCHKYLSCEDCIFARDPYCAWHASSASCINIFQDKAEQRKLIQSLKGDAGICPPVTPLAFEDYQKVAVKLGSSANLLCQVRSNLAQVLWKFDSNILNEASNFLLMGENGLLIYSVTTKDLGRYECWSVEMAAGKNFTRLVAGYILRLDLPYSTPSISTSSLSDVGATSHSVGSTLRDPTTPAEGNNENTSGPPLLTSAHTEAPPLTTPPSNFIKPKQYIPLEVSNTPTRTETLDPSAKYIEHDNSIALLSLFLLFFLLFLAALAYNCYMKYLPAPCLRLRAALLGSHNKPQPDYAICEAGLMEQMPDKTDPADQLQQNGAQPLRAPRDTGYETEPECGNGKILSNSDEDTDDSASKERPFDVECALQPIEYADADTPY, from the exons ATGGCTCTGAGTGTGTTAGGGGTGTTCCTGGGACTACTTCTGGAAGTTTCCACACACGGACCCTCCAGCGTTCCCCGGAGCTCATGGACACAGGACG ATGTGAGTCTGGTTGAGTTCTGGGAGCCGGATGTGTTTAACTACACCACTCTACTGCTGAGTGAAGACAGAGGTGTGCTGTACGTGGGAGCCCGAGAAGTTATTTACGAACTCAACATGAACAATGTGTCAATCAAGAGCAACCAG CTGCTGTGGAAAGTTCCGGAGAATGACATGTCATTGTGTATATTAAAGGGGAAATCTAAAGAG ATGGAGTGTCGAAACTACATTCGAGTATTGCAAGTCCTGGATAAAGACAGTCTGTATGTTTGTGGGACGCATGCGTTTCAACCTCTCTGTGATTATCTG TCGCTGGATAATTTCACCTTGCAGAATAGAATGGAGGACGGTCGGGGGAAATGTTCCTTTGACCCGGCGCAGAGCTTCACCACAGTGATGGTCG ATGGGGAGCTGTACTCGGGAACTGCTTATAACTTCTTGGGCAGTGAGCCAATCATCTCTAGATACTCTCAGTCTCAGAGTTTACTGCGCACTGAATACTCCACGTCATGGCTGAACG AACCcagttttgtgtttgcagatgtGATCCAGGAGGGGCAGAACAGCCCGGACGGAGACGATGATAAGATTTACTACTTCTTCACTGAGGTATCGGTGGAATACGAGTTCTTCGGAAAGCTATTGATTCCCAGGATTGCACGCGTATGTAAG ggtgaTCAGGGTGGTCAGAGGACCTTGCAGAAGAAGTGGACCTCATTTCTGAAGGCTAAGCTGGTATGCTCCATGCCTGATCTCAACTTTGTCTTCAATGTTGTTCATGATGTGTTCATCCTGAAAGCCCCTCACTGGAGAGAGACAGTCATATACGGAGTCTTCACCTCTCAATG GGGGAATGTTGGTCTATCGGCTGTGTGTGCGTATAACATGAGTTCCGTACATGACGTGTTTTCCAAAGGGAAGTACATGCAGAAAGCCACGGTTGAACAGTCCCACACAAAGTGGGTCCGATTTAATGGAATCACCCCAACGCCGAGACCCGGAGGG TGCATCAATAACCATAACCGCATGCAGAACATCAACTCGTCTCTCCACCTGCCTGATAAGACACTACAGTTTGTGAAGGACCACCCGCTGCTGGAGGACCCCGTGCTGCCCATCGGCAACGGCCCACGCCTCATCACGAAAGACGTCAACTACACACAGATCGCAGTGGAGAGGGTGCAGGCCCTCGACAGAAACATCTACGATGTCCTCTTCACCGGCACTG ATAAAGGTGTACTGCATAAGTCAGTGGTGCTGGAGGGAGGAGAGGTCCACATGGTGGAAGAGATCCAGCTTCTTAAGAACTCTGAgccaatcaaaacacttttactcgcTCCCCAAGTG GCCCAGTTCTTGTATGCTGGTTCTGACTCAGGTGTGGTCCAATCTCCCACAGCGTTTTGTCATAAATATCTGTCCTGTGAGGATTGCATTTTCGCCAGAGATCCGTACTGTGCCTGGCATGCAAGTTCTGCTTCCTGtattaatattttccaggacaaagcTGAACAGCG GAAGTTGATTCAAAGCTTGAAAGGAGATGCTGGGATATGTCCCCCAG TTACGCCTCTTGCATTTGAGGACTACCAGAAGGTGGCGGTAAAGCTGGGCAGTTCTGCCAATCTGCTGTGCCAGGTGCGATCAAACCTTGCCCAGGTGTTGTGGAAATTTGACAGCAACATTCTTAACGAAGCTTCCAACTTCCTTCTAATGGGAGAGAATGGGTTGCTCATATACAGCGTGACCACGAAGGACCTAGGCCGTTACGAATGCTGGTCCGTTGAAATGGCTGCAGGAAAGAACTTCACACGTTTGGTAGCTGGATACATCCTTCGATTGGACCTTCCTTACAGCACGCCTTCAATATCAACATCGTCTTTATCAGACGTGGGTGCTACTTCGCATTCCGTCGGATCTACCTTGCGTGACCCGACTACGCCAGCCGAAGGTAATAACGAAAACACATCAGGACCCCCGCTACTAACGTCAGCCCACACAGAGGCCCCCCCACTAACCACCCCTCCTAGCAACTTCATTAAACCCAAACAATACATCCCTCTGGAAGTCAGCAACACACCGACGCGCACTGAGACTCTAGACCCGTCAGCAAAGTACATTGAACATGACAACAGCATAGCTCTGTTGTCCCTCTTCTtgctcttcttcctcctcttcctcgctGCTCTGGCGTATAACTGTTATATGAAGTACCTGCCCGCACCTTGCCTCCGTTTGCGTGCGGCGCTGCTCGGCTCGCACAACAAACCACAGCCCGACTATGCCATCTGTGAGGCCGGCCTGATGGAGCAGATGCCGGATAAAACAGATCCAGCCGATCAGCTACAACAGAATGGAGCGCAACCATTACGGGCTCCCAGAGACACTGGATATGAGACGGAACCAGAATGTGGCAACGGGAAAATTCTGTCAAACAGCGATGAGGATACGGACGATTCTGCTTCTAAAGAGCGACCCTTCGACGTAGAGTGCGCTTTGCAGCCGATTGAATATGCCGATGCAGACACGCCTTACTGA